ACACGCTGGCCGAGCCCTACGTCATCGCGGCGGTCAACGTCGTCGCCGCGGACACCGCCCAGGAGGCCTCCCGCCAGCTCGAGGGTGTATACCGCGAGCGGGTCCGCGCCATGGCCGGGCGGGGCCAGCACCTCACCGAGGAGCAGCTCGACGCAATCATCGAGTCCCACCACGGCCGCCAGATCATCGACATGCTGCGCTTCACCGGCGTGGGCACCGGCGAGCAGGTCCGGGACTACCTCGAGGGCTTCGCCCGTACCGCCAACGCCGACGAGCTGATGATCTCCCTGCAGGGCACCTCCAACGCCGACGTCATGCGCGGGATGGACATCCTCGCCGACGCCTGGCAGCTGGACCCGGCAGACATGGCCGGGGCTCCGGGCCGGTAGGGGCGGCTACCAGTTGTCCTGGGTCCGGGGGCGGGACTGCTCGACGATCCGGAACCGGGACTCCATCTCGGCGGCCTCGTCCGGATCGTCGGTGAGGTCGCCGACCACGCCGAGGTCGCCGCCGATGACCACGTTGCCGGGGATGACGATGTTGCCGTCGTCGTCGTGCTCGAGCACCGGGACGGGCAGCGGGTTGCCCTCGGCGTCATAGCCCGGGGCCGGGCGGGATTCGTAGGCCTCGAGCTTCTCGGCGGTGTCGGTCTTCTCCCACTGGCGGGTGCGCAGCTGGCGCTGGGCGGCGACATCGTCACTCATACCCTTGACCAGGGAGTACATCATGATGAACTGCATGAGGAAGAAGGGGAAGGCCACGATGATGACCACCTCCTGCAGCGTGGCGATACCCGTCGCCGGGGAGATGAGCAGCAGCGCACCGGCGACCGCGCCGATGGCCAACGCCCAGCCGATGCGGTAGGACGTCGGGCTGGTGTCCTCCTCGCCGGTGGCGAACATGTCGTTGACCAGGGCGGCGGAGTCGATCGAGGTGACGAAGAAGATGACGATCACCACGATGGCCAGCAGCGAACTGAAGGTGGTGAGCGGGTACGCGTCGAGCAGGCCGAACAGCGCCTGCGGCACATCGCCGTCGACGACGACCGGCTGGGTGAGCGCACCCGGGTCCGCCAGCTCCATCTCCACGCCCGCGCGGCCGAAGATGGCGAACCAGATGACGCCGAAGATGGTCGGCAGGGCGAGGACACCGGCGATGAACTCGCGGACGGTCCGGCCCTTGGAGATGCGGGCGACGAACATGCCCACGTACGGCGACCAGCAGATGGTCCACGCCCAGTAGAACATCGTCCACGTGCCCTGCCAGCCCGGGTTGTCGTCGAAGGAGTCGGTCCAGAACATCACCTCGGGCAGGCCGGTGGCGTAGATGCCGAAGGACTCGATGACGAACTTGAGCAGCGTGAGCATCGGTCCGGTGACCAGGATGAACACCATCAGTGCCACGGCGAGGGCGATGTTGATGTTGGAGAGCAGCTTGATGCCCTTCTCCAGGCCCGCGCCGACGGAGAGGCAGCCGAGGCCGGTGATGACGAGGATGATCACCAGCTGCACCCAACTGACCTGCGGCACGTCCCACATCTTGTTGAGGCCGGAGTTGATCTGCAGCACGCCCAGACCCACGGAGACGGCGATGCCGAAGGTGGTGCCGATGATGGCGAGGATGTCGATGGGCTTGCCCGGCCAGGAGTAGATCCGGCCGCCGAGCAGCGGGGCGAAGATCGACGACAGGCGCGGCGGGAGCTTGCGCTTGTAGATGAAGTAGCCCAGTGCCAGGCCCGGCAGCACGAAGATGACCCACATGTGGATGCCGAAGTGGTAGTACGTGAACACGAACGCCTGCCCGATGGCGGCCTCGGACATGGGGTCAGCGTTGGCCATGGGCACGTTGAAGGCGTGGTTGATGGGCTCGGCCACGCCCCAGAACATCAGCACCGCGCCGACGCCGCCGGCGAAGATCATGGAGAACCACACGGGCAGCGGGTAGCGGGGATCCTCGTCGTCGTCACCGAGCTTGAGTCGGCCGTAGCGGGAGACGAAGACGCCGAGCAGGAAGATGAACACCAGGGACACGCCGCCGATGTACATCCAGCCGAAGTAGGTCATCAGTCCACCGGAGATGACGGTGAACGCGTCCCGGGCGGTCGCCCCGAGGATGATCGTGGAGACGACGAAGACGAGAATGCATCCCGCCGCTCCGAGGAAGATGCCCGGGTCCGACTTCAACCCGAACAGATTACGTTTACTGGCCCTTCCGGATCCGGAGTGCATAGCTGGGGTTCGCCGGTGATGCGGTGAGGCACAAGATGTAGGGGTCCTGGGGCGTGTGAAGATGCAAGTTCCTACACCAGCACTTCGCATCCCCAGGACCCGCTTTGAACGCTACCGCCAGCCTGCTCGCCGACACCATCTGCCGCACCGTCGAGCTCGGGGTGACCATCACCGACGCCGCTGTGGCTGACGAGCTCACGCACCTGTTCTGCGCCCCGGTCACACTCGACCCGATCTGCGCCGAGTGCGGGATGGCGGGCCGTTTGCGGGACCACGTCCAGCGGAAGGTCACGGATCTACCGATCGTCGGGCATCCCACCAGACTGCACGTGCGGGTACCGCGCTTCACCTGCGACAACACCGAGTGCGCTACGAGGATTTTCCAGCAGCGGATGCCGGCGTTGGCTGAGCCGCGGGCCAAGACCACCCGCCGTTGCAGCCGCTGGATCCTGCAGCGTCTGGCGATCGACCGCACCAGCGTGTCCGCGGTGGCCAAGGCCCTCGGGCTGGGGTGGGATTTGGTCAATGACCTGGCGGTCTCGGAGGTTCGCGCGATGGTCTACGAGCAGCCCGGACACTTCGATGGCGTCCGCGTTCTCGGTGTCGATGAGCACAAGTGGAAGCACGTGCGCGGCGACGGCAGCAGTGCGTTCGTCACCGTGCTGGTCGACCTGACCCCAGTCGTGGACGGCACTGGCCCGTCCCGCCTGTTGGACATGGTCCCGGGGCGTTCGGCGAAGGTGCTCACCGAGTGGCTGGACGCCCGTGACCAGGTGTTTCGGGATCGAGTCAAGGTTGTCACGATGGACGGTTTCGCCGGCTACCATTCCGCTGCGGCGAAAGCTGTTCCTGCAGCACGGACGGTGATGGATCCGTTCCACGTCGTGCATCTTGCCGCGGACAAGCTCACCGTGTGCCGCCAGC
Above is a window of Corynebacterium suedekumii DNA encoding:
- a CDS encoding BCCT family transporter, which gives rise to MHSGSGRASKRNLFGLKSDPGIFLGAAGCILVFVVSTIILGATARDAFTVISGGLMTYFGWMYIGGVSLVFIFLLGVFVSRYGRLKLGDDDEDPRYPLPVWFSMIFAGGVGAVLMFWGVAEPINHAFNVPMANADPMSEAAIGQAFVFTYYHFGIHMWVIFVLPGLALGYFIYKRKLPPRLSSIFAPLLGGRIYSWPGKPIDILAIIGTTFGIAVSVGLGVLQINSGLNKMWDVPQVSWVQLVIILVITGLGCLSVGAGLEKGIKLLSNINIALAVALMVFILVTGPMLTLLKFVIESFGIYATGLPEVMFWTDSFDDNPGWQGTWTMFYWAWTICWSPYVGMFVARISKGRTVREFIAGVLALPTIFGVIWFAIFGRAGVEMELADPGALTQPVVVDGDVPQALFGLLDAYPLTTFSSLLAIVVIVIFFVTSIDSAALVNDMFATGEEDTSPTSYRIGWALAIGAVAGALLLISPATGIATLQEVVIIVAFPFFLMQFIMMYSLVKGMSDDVAAQRQLRTRQWEKTDTAEKLEAYESRPAPGYDAEGNPLPVPVLEHDDDGNIVIPGNVVIGGDLGVVGDLTDDPDEAAEMESRFRIVEQSRPRTQDNW
- a CDS encoding ISL3 family transposase, translating into MNATASLLADTICRTVELGVTITDAAVADELTHLFCAPVTLDPICAECGMAGRLRDHVQRKVTDLPIVGHPTRLHVRVPRFTCDNTECATRIFQQRMPALAEPRAKTTRRCSRWILQRLAIDRTSVSAVAKALGLGWDLVNDLAVSEVRAMVYEQPGHFDGVRVLGVDEHKWKHVRGDGSSAFVTVLVDLTPVVDGTGPSRLLDMVPGRSAKVLTEWLDARDQVFRDRVKVVTMDGFAGYHSAAAKAVPAARTVMDPFHVVHLAADKLTVCRQRIQQATTGHRGRADDPLYGIRRILRTRAELLTDKQKVRLFKAFTAHDAHAAVEVTYGVYQRLIAAYEASGKREGKIAMYKLLKSIRASVPTELPELAQLGRSLWKRHREILAYFDVGASNGPVEAINGRLEHLRGIALGFRNLKHYILRSLIHSGRLQDRINAL